The region CAGACAGGCCGGGTGTACAGCATCACCGTGGAGGAAGGCATCGATGAACTGATGACCGAGTTGCGGCAATTGCAGCCCCTGTTCCTGGACTTTGTGGACATATCCCTGGAAGAGATCTTTATTCACCGGATGGGAGGCGAAGGTTATGCTTTTAAACAGATACTTACCCCATAAAACTCTGTTTTGGAAAGACTGGAAAACCAGTCTGCCTGTTTTTGTCCCCTTTTTCTTGTTCGTTACTTTCGCGACTACCTTCTACCTGCAGATCGAAATAATTGGGGGGCGTGGATTCATCGGCCCATGGCCCGGCTTCGTCTATTTTGAAAATCGCCTTCATGCTAATGATCCTTGGATGGGAGGCGCAATGTTTTTGCTGGCAGTAGCCCTGGCTGCGGTACCCCTGGGCCAGGAACGGGAGCGGGAAACCCTGGGGCTTTTACTGTCCATGCCCTATTCCCGGCAAGATATCCTTTTTAGCAAAGTGGTAGTTGGGCTGATGCAGATCCTGATCACCCTGGTTTTAAACGCCCTGCTGATGAGCCTCCTCACCTGGACTAACCCTGAGATCAATTATGTCTTCGGCCTGCCGGAGATCTGGGGCTGGGCCGGGCACAGCTTTCTGGTTCTCACTTTTATCTTTTGTTTTACGGTATTGATCGCCACCGTTAGCGGCACCACATGGGGGAATTACATCCTGGCGCTGATTTTTTTATGGTTTCCAGTGGGGTTCTTTATGTTGCTTTATATGAATTTCAGAATCTGGATTGACATCCCTATGGAACAATTTGACGATCCGATACCTCTCCTCCGGCTTACGATCGAGGCCCTGTTCTCTCTTGCCTATTTGAAAACAATTCCCCTTTGGCTGATAGCCTTCAATGACTTGATCATCCATCAAGCTGCGGCCGGGATTGGCGGCAGGCTTGTTGTGCCATACCTTTATGGTCTCCTGGCATTCCTCTCCCTGGGCCTTTATGCTCTGGCCCAATTTTTGTTTGCCAGAAACCCGCTGGAAAAAGACGGGGAGG is a window of Syntrophomonadaceae bacterium DNA encoding:
- a CDS encoding ABC transporter permease subunit, coding for MLLNRYLPHKTLFWKDWKTSLPVFVPFFLFVTFATTFYLQIEIIGGRGFIGPWPGFVYFENRLHANDPWMGGAMFLLAVALAAVPLGQERERETLGLLLSMPYSRQDILFSKVVVGLMQILITLVLNALLMSLLTWTNPEINYVFGLPEIWGWAGHSFLVLTFIFCFTVLIATVSGTTWGNYILALIFLWFPVGFFMLLYMNFRIWIDIPMEQFDDPIPLLRLTIEALFSLAYLKTIPLWLIAFNDLIIHQAAAGIGGRLVVPYLYGLLAFLSLGLYALAQFLFARNPLEKDGE